From Humisphaera borealis, the proteins below share one genomic window:
- a CDS encoding DUF2752 domain-containing protein — translation MTRAIGLGISIACLTVLLIAAGLTPNASGVGSHRGLGLQSCALLERAGMPCPSCGMTTSFTWFAHGNLIASFYVQPMGMLLALACACTVWAGAYVAISGKPVHRLLAMLPAGRLLFWILGFFILAWAWKILIRYQGWDGWQ, via the coding sequence ATGACCCGCGCGATCGGCCTGGGGATTTCGATCGCCTGCCTGACTGTCCTTCTCATTGCCGCAGGCCTGACTCCAAACGCTAGTGGCGTCGGTAGCCATCGCGGTCTCGGTTTGCAAAGCTGTGCGCTCCTCGAACGAGCGGGCATGCCTTGCCCGTCTTGCGGGATGACGACAAGCTTCACCTGGTTCGCTCACGGGAACTTGATCGCCAGCTTCTACGTACAGCCGATGGGCATGCTCCTGGCATTGGCATGTGCTTGCACGGTCTGGGCGGGCGCGTACGTGGCGATTTCCGGGAAACCGGTGCATCGACTCCTGGCAATGCTGCCGGCGGGACGTCTACTTTTCTGGATCCTCGGGTTCTTCATCCTCGCCTGGGCCTGGAAAATCTTGATCCGCTATCAGGGGTGGGATGGCTGGCAATAG
- a CDS encoding glycosyltransferase: protein MRVFMLGWEFPPFISGGLGTACYGLTKAMSSIGLDVLFVLPRPVATPFSTHVTLVAPRPGSPLAAPTSEFRLDEFDHVTFRTVNAALANPYNTPAGYAEQWQSKPTALDTDVARVRKTDPVQDTSSDPAPQSKPQPTPGFIAPPQGGGSVYSGDLFSEVQRYANLASEIARQETFDVVHAHDWMTFPAGLAVAGIKGVPLVVHVHSTEFDRSGVHVDQRIYDIERRGMHGAMKVVAVSHLTKNQCVQMYGIDANKVEVVYNAIDIASNGFNEEEYSIKKDEKIVLFLGRITMQKGPEYFLAAAKKVLEVMDNVKFVMAGSGDMIRRTIEMAAAMGIGHKVLFTGFLRGGDVEKVFKMADLYVMPSVSEPFGIAPLEAMSHDVPVIISKQSGVSEVLTHALKVDFWDINEMANKIIAVLKHPPLASTLRQHGSFEVRKLSWVDAARSCQSVYEQAIAGITSNLGGN from the coding sequence ATGCGCGTTTTCATGCTCGGGTGGGAGTTCCCCCCCTTCATCAGCGGGGGTTTAGGTACAGCCTGCTACGGACTCACCAAAGCGATGAGTTCGATCGGCCTGGATGTCCTCTTCGTTCTTCCGCGCCCAGTGGCCACGCCCTTCTCGACCCACGTTACGCTGGTCGCGCCGCGTCCGGGATCGCCTCTGGCGGCCCCGACGTCTGAGTTTCGATTGGACGAGTTTGATCATGTGACCTTCCGCACGGTAAACGCAGCGCTTGCAAATCCTTACAATACGCCCGCCGGTTACGCGGAACAGTGGCAGTCCAAGCCGACTGCGCTCGACACGGATGTGGCACGGGTCCGCAAGACCGACCCGGTCCAGGACACCTCCTCCGATCCTGCACCGCAGTCCAAGCCACAACCAACGCCGGGTTTCATCGCGCCGCCACAGGGCGGCGGAAGCGTGTACTCGGGAGATCTTTTCTCTGAGGTTCAGAGGTACGCCAACCTCGCCAGCGAGATTGCGCGGCAGGAGACGTTTGACGTCGTTCATGCACACGACTGGATGACCTTTCCGGCGGGATTAGCAGTTGCGGGAATCAAAGGCGTCCCGCTCGTCGTTCACGTTCACTCGACGGAGTTCGACCGGTCAGGCGTGCACGTCGATCAGCGGATCTATGATATCGAACGCCGGGGGATGCACGGCGCGATGAAAGTGGTGGCCGTCAGCCACCTCACCAAGAACCAGTGCGTCCAGATGTACGGCATCGACGCAAACAAAGTCGAGGTGGTCTACAACGCGATCGATATCGCCAGCAATGGCTTCAATGAAGAGGAATACTCGATCAAGAAGGACGAGAAGATCGTCCTGTTCCTCGGGCGAATCACGATGCAGAAGGGACCCGAGTACTTCCTGGCCGCAGCCAAGAAGGTGCTCGAGGTCATGGACAATGTGAAGTTCGTGATGGCCGGTAGCGGCGACATGATCCGCCGGACCATCGAGATGGCCGCCGCGATGGGGATCGGACACAAGGTGCTGTTCACCGGCTTCCTTCGCGGGGGCGACGTGGAGAAGGTCTTCAAAATGGCCGACCTTTACGTCATGCCCAGCGTCAGCGAGCCGTTCGGAATTGCGCCCCTCGAGGCGATGAGCCACGACGTGCCGGTCATCATCAGCAAGCAGTCCGGCGTCAGCGAAGTGCTCACGCACGCGCTGAAGGTCGACTTCTGGGACATCAACGAGATGGCGAACAAGATCATCGCTGTGCTGAAGCATCCGCCGCTGGCAAGTACGCTCCGGCAGCATGGCAGTTTCGAAGTCCGCAAGCTTTCCTGGGTCGATGCGGCGCGGTCATGCCAGTCTGTCTACGAACAGGCGATTGCTGGGATCACTTCCAATCTGGGCGGGAACTGA
- a CDS encoding PEGA domain-containing protein produces the protein MMLNRAVRSLVCVSAIVGGSLLNGCVERELIATSSPSGALVTANGHEISRTPMSREFQWYGYYDASVRLDGYETKKVVTPVVAPPWLWFPFDLVTELLPITIRDEHRVEYVMEPTTAAMTEPAGMVERGRELRGQLQSGEFTKVKPPTTRPATKATTKATAKPATRSE, from the coding sequence ATGATGCTCAATCGAGCCGTTCGCAGCCTCGTTTGTGTGTCCGCCATCGTCGGCGGATCCCTCCTTAATGGTTGCGTCGAGCGCGAGTTGATCGCTACTTCCTCGCCATCCGGTGCCCTTGTGACCGCCAACGGGCACGAGATCAGCCGAACGCCGATGAGTCGCGAGTTCCAGTGGTACGGCTACTACGATGCCTCGGTGCGGCTCGACGGCTATGAGACGAAGAAAGTCGTCACACCTGTCGTCGCACCGCCTTGGCTCTGGTTCCCATTCGACCTGGTGACCGAACTGCTCCCCATCACAATTCGCGACGAACATCGTGTCGAGTACGTGATGGAGCCCACGACTGCCGCGATGACTGAACCTGCCGGCATGGTGGAACGCGGTCGCGAACTGCGTGGCCAACTCCAGTCTGGTGAGTTCACGAAAGTTAAACCACCAACCACGCGACCGGCGACCAAGGCCACCACAAAAGCAACGGCAAAGCCCGCCACTCGAAGCGAATAG
- a CDS encoding class I SAM-dependent methyltransferase, protein MFLMQEASTRKIYDFHSGFYDATFGRLVRKRVAKAISHMNIVPSDLVLDLGIGTGQSLNSYPNIGRIIGVDLSAGMLKEARKKIHERGMTNASVFQADAMRLPFADDTFDHVFISHVISVVSDPFKLVVEAQRVAKPGARIIILNHFQSTNRMVALVEKWLCPLCTKLGWRSDLPLQDLVRRTNLEVDYRYQLSALDLWETVVVTNTKSALKPKSITIPNLQTVAA, encoded by the coding sequence ATGTTCCTGATGCAGGAAGCCAGTACTCGTAAGATCTACGATTTTCACTCCGGTTTTTACGACGCGACGTTCGGTCGCCTCGTCCGCAAGCGTGTCGCCAAGGCGATCAGTCACATGAACATCGTCCCTTCGGACCTGGTGCTCGATCTGGGCATTGGGACCGGCCAGTCGCTGAACTCCTATCCGAACATCGGACGGATAATCGGCGTCGATCTGTCGGCCGGTATGCTGAAGGAAGCCCGCAAAAAGATTCACGAACGCGGGATGACCAATGCCTCGGTCTTTCAGGCCGACGCGATGAGACTGCCGTTCGCCGACGACACATTTGATCATGTGTTCATCAGCCATGTGATCAGCGTTGTCAGCGACCCGTTTAAGCTTGTCGTGGAGGCTCAGCGGGTTGCCAAGCCGGGCGCTCGAATCATCATTCTGAACCACTTCCAGTCCACCAACAGAATGGTGGCGTTGGTAGAGAAGTGGCTCTGCCCTCTGTGTACCAAGCTTGGATGGCGCAGCGACCTGCCGTTGCAAGACCTGGTTCGCAGGACCAATCTTGAAGTCGATTACCGCTACCAGCTCAGCGCCCTTGACCTTTGGGAGACGGTCGTCGTCACCAACACCAAGTCCGCGCTGAAGCCCAAGTCGATCACAATCCCAAACCTTCAGACCGTTGCGGCCTGA
- the pgl gene encoding 6-phosphogluconolactonase, translating into MQNLPLLVSDFRSNLHPIMSLPEIKVLPDIPAIALEAAERIVAAAAAAVREGRMFSLSLSGGSTPKALYELLASSHYRSQIDWVHTELFFGDERGVPPDHPDSNYAMAYRALLSKVPIPGDNIYRIRGEIEATEAAKEYGLMLKEKFGSGGVDLALLGLGADGHTASLFPGTPAVREQDHRMVGQLVENSTTGKSWRITMTAPFLNRSRAVLFMVAGTDKSGAVQQVIEGAREPEKFPAQLIDPALTKITWLLDPAAAGMYDAEEGEWSEV; encoded by the coding sequence GTGCAGAACCTGCCGTTGCTCGTGAGTGATTTCCGGTCTAATCTTCATCCAATCATGAGTCTTCCAGAGATCAAGGTTTTGCCCGATATTCCTGCAATCGCCCTTGAGGCAGCCGAGCGAATCGTAGCTGCTGCGGCCGCAGCGGTTCGGGAGGGTCGTATGTTCAGTCTTTCGCTTTCTGGTGGATCAACTCCAAAGGCGCTGTACGAACTATTGGCCAGCTCGCATTACAGGTCGCAAATCGATTGGGTGCATACGGAATTGTTCTTCGGAGACGAGCGGGGCGTTCCGCCGGATCATCCCGACAGCAACTACGCGATGGCGTATCGGGCTTTGCTCTCGAAGGTGCCGATACCGGGTGACAACATCTACCGTATCCGTGGCGAGATCGAAGCCACCGAGGCCGCCAAGGAGTACGGATTGATGTTGAAGGAGAAGTTCGGATCGGGCGGGGTCGACCTGGCACTGCTGGGCCTGGGTGCCGATGGCCACACTGCATCGTTGTTTCCCGGAACGCCGGCGGTCAGGGAGCAGGACCATCGCATGGTCGGACAGCTGGTCGAGAATTCAACGACGGGCAAGAGTTGGCGAATCACCATGACCGCGCCGTTTCTGAACCGAAGTCGAGCCGTCCTCTTTATGGTCGCCGGCACGGACAAGTCCGGTGCGGTACAACAGGTGATCGAGGGGGCGCGCGAGCCAGAGAAGTTCCCCGCACAGCTGATCGACCCGGCCCTCACCAAGATAACCTGGTTACTCGATCCAGCCGCGGCGGGAATGTATGACGCGGAAGAAGGGGAATGGTCCGAGGTCTGA
- a CDS encoding DUF11 domain-containing protein, with the protein MRFLSRRSPLATLIRSARERSLPALRKATFTEALEDRRLLAANLVVSVAAAPQPTVNAGADITYSVAVRNVGTDPADNVQLTFDPDDLNVPPAERSAFRSAIQLSGPGFTFTNPAVNAQGNVVANLGTLNAGLAGTFTIVYRVGASTPELDVINGVATVSTTTPESSNADNTEDDSVIVSTRADLQVTKTQISPVGNATAGLDVTYEIIVTNNGPSTANNVSVVDIVPANMTFVSVAQTAGPTFTVNSTPTVGSAGTYQSSILGLGSGQSATFQITMHIASDVTGTVFNTATASTTTFDPALGNNLATVGGNISVQTDLSIVSTSNKATTIYEGTFFTYTVTIYNRGPSDAVNVAFSWDTPVTGKAGAREQVYYGNNPITLISGPAFNVNLPADPPRRGTITGAPTAANARLPAGVGTTYTFLMGTSEDNDLVQTSTVTSGSPDTNPANNTYTDNLHVADAPLTLQESPAIQGNDGQPIDAEVMIFTDTNSWPGLGIAPPGAYTTPGGRLGEMPDFIATIDWGDGTPTSAGVVTLDITGTYHVAGRHTYATPGNFPVKVTITSDGEATLTGNSVATVGVPARGGAPVAGLKFTENVSETKKIATFFRGSAGGGVTFTGSINWGDGTPSSPATLTPNGFSFDVVGTHNYVDEGSYTAVVTINGSDSIQNIINVPITVDDRAVVGTAVTVNGQTGIQIPNAIVATFTDPGGSKAASAYTALIDWGDGTTPIPGTVTYNSGTDSFTVTGTHTYLTQGNYTTTVTISHGTAPDAVLTGLAIITNGPVNPAVVATKIDITATANVAFTGPVATFTDALGGPDVVGNYVAIINWGDGTPTTNGVITFNAGTGVFSVDGTHTYTAAGTFNMTVTIRHGNSPDAIVNPIATVTNSSVVNGTTPVSFNGVEGQTLNNVIVGRFTSSNPGAVAADFVAVIDWGDGTATTAGTIAQTGTAAFNVTGTHQYADDGTYAVTVSVTPAAGGTASVINSTAVIRDAALRGISRLFSATRNTNFNGLVASFIDNNPFDVTPADYLVSVDWGDGTAATGATIAYDTVLKQFNVTAAHTYTAASPLGGYKLTITVRDGLSLVSITSTATVP; encoded by the coding sequence ATGAGGTTCCTGTCCCGTCGTTCGCCCCTTGCCACATTGATTCGTTCGGCCCGCGAGCGGTCATTGCCCGCGCTGCGCAAGGCGACCTTCACGGAGGCGCTGGAAGACCGGCGTCTGCTGGCGGCCAACCTTGTCGTCAGCGTTGCCGCCGCACCTCAACCAACCGTCAACGCGGGTGCCGACATCACCTACAGCGTCGCGGTGCGTAACGTGGGCACCGACCCGGCGGACAACGTCCAGCTGACGTTCGACCCCGACGACCTCAACGTGCCACCGGCCGAACGCTCCGCTTTCCGTTCGGCGATTCAGCTGAGCGGGCCCGGATTCACGTTCACGAATCCGGCGGTCAACGCGCAGGGGAATGTCGTCGCGAACCTCGGAACGCTGAATGCCGGTCTCGCCGGCACATTTACGATCGTCTATCGCGTCGGAGCATCCACGCCGGAGCTTGACGTCATCAACGGCGTTGCGACAGTTTCGACGACCACGCCAGAATCCAGCAACGCCGACAATACCGAAGACGACAGCGTCATCGTGAGCACACGTGCGGACCTGCAGGTCACCAAGACTCAAATCAGCCCCGTCGGCAATGCCACGGCCGGTCTCGATGTTACCTACGAAATCATCGTCACGAATAACGGACCGAGCACTGCGAACAATGTGTCGGTCGTAGACATCGTTCCGGCGAACATGACCTTCGTGTCGGTTGCCCAGACGGCCGGCCCGACTTTCACCGTCAATTCCACGCCCACCGTCGGATCGGCCGGTACGTATCAGTCCTCGATTCTCGGCCTGGGAAGCGGACAGTCGGCGACGTTCCAGATCACGATGCACATCGCGTCGGACGTGACCGGCACCGTATTCAACACAGCCACCGCCTCCACAACGACATTCGATCCCGCGCTGGGCAACAACCTTGCCACGGTGGGCGGCAACATTTCGGTTCAGACCGATCTTTCGATCGTGAGCACGTCGAACAAGGCGACCACGATCTACGAGGGCACGTTCTTCACGTACACGGTGACGATTTACAACCGCGGCCCGAGCGACGCAGTCAATGTGGCGTTCAGCTGGGATACGCCGGTGACCGGCAAGGCCGGTGCCCGCGAGCAGGTCTACTACGGCAACAACCCCATAACGCTCATCAGCGGTCCTGCATTCAACGTCAACCTTCCGGCCGACCCGCCGCGCCGCGGTACCATCACTGGCGCGCCGACGGCGGCCAACGCCCGGCTTCCGGCCGGCGTAGGAACGACCTACACGTTCCTGATGGGAACGTCCGAAGACAACGATCTGGTTCAGACGTCCACGGTCACCAGCGGATCGCCGGATACCAACCCGGCCAACAACACGTACACCGACAACCTGCACGTGGCCGATGCCCCGCTGACCCTCCAGGAGTCGCCGGCGATCCAGGGCAACGACGGTCAACCGATCGACGCTGAGGTGATGATCTTCACCGACACCAATTCCTGGCCGGGCCTGGGTATCGCGCCGCCGGGTGCGTACACGACCCCGGGTGGACGCCTTGGTGAAATGCCCGATTTCATCGCGACCATCGACTGGGGTGACGGCACGCCGACCTCCGCCGGCGTTGTGACGCTGGACATCACCGGTACGTATCACGTCGCCGGTCGTCACACCTACGCGACGCCGGGCAACTTCCCGGTGAAGGTCACGATTACCAGCGACGGCGAAGCAACGCTGACCGGCAATTCCGTTGCCACGGTCGGTGTCCCCGCCCGCGGCGGTGCACCGGTCGCCGGATTGAAGTTCACCGAAAACGTCAGCGAGACCAAGAAGATCGCCACCTTCTTCCGCGGCAGCGCCGGCGGTGGGGTGACCTTCACCGGATCGATCAACTGGGGCGATGGCACGCCATCGTCGCCCGCGACGCTCACGCCGAACGGGTTCAGCTTCGATGTCGTTGGCACCCACAATTACGTCGACGAAGGTTCGTACACGGCCGTCGTGACCATCAACGGTTCCGACAGCATCCAGAACATCATCAATGTGCCGATCACCGTGGACGACCGAGCCGTCGTCGGAACGGCCGTCACAGTCAACGGGCAGACGGGTATCCAGATCCCCAATGCGATCGTTGCCACGTTCACCGATCCGGGTGGTTCCAAGGCCGCCAGCGCGTACACGGCACTGATCGACTGGGGCGACGGCACGACGCCAATCCCCGGAACGGTCACTTACAACAGCGGTACCGACAGCTTCACGGTCACCGGCACGCACACGTATCTCACCCAGGGCAACTACACGACAACGGTGACCATCTCGCACGGCACCGCTCCGGACGCAGTCCTTACCGGCCTGGCGATCATCACCAACGGCCCGGTAAACCCAGCAGTCGTAGCCACCAAGATCGATATCACGGCGACGGCGAACGTGGCTTTCACGGGCCCGGTCGCGACGTTCACCGATGCCCTTGGCGGCCCCGATGTTGTCGGCAACTACGTCGCGATCATCAATTGGGGCGACGGAACGCCGACGACCAATGGCGTCATCACCTTCAACGCAGGTACGGGCGTCTTCAGCGTCGATGGGACCCACACCTACACCGCTGCCGGCACCTTCAACATGACGGTCACCATCCGTCACGGCAACTCGCCGGATGCAATCGTTAACCCGATCGCGACGGTGACGAATTCCAGCGTGGTCAATGGAACCACGCCGGTGAGCTTCAACGGCGTCGAAGGTCAGACGCTGAACAACGTCATCGTCGGCCGGTTTACCTCGAGCAATCCTGGCGCGGTCGCCGCAGACTTTGTGGCGGTCATCGACTGGGGCGACGGCACCGCCACGACCGCGGGAACAATCGCCCAGACCGGTACCGCCGCGTTCAACGTGACCGGCACTCACCAGTACGCAGACGACGGCACCTACGCCGTCACGGTATCGGTCACTCCCGCAGCAGGCGGGACCGCTTCGGTGATCAATTCCACCGCCGTCATCCGTGACGCGGCCCTCCGCGGCATCAGCCGGCTGTTCAGTGCGACGCGCAACACCAACTTTAACGGGCTGGTTGCGAGCTTCATTGACAACAACCCGTTCGATGTGACCCCCGCAGATTACCTGGTCTCCGTTGACTGGGGCGACGGGACGGCGGCCACTGGTGCAACCATCGCCTACGACACCGTCTTGAAGCAGTTCAACGTCACGGCGGCTCACACCTATACCGCGGCGAGCCCTCTCGGCGGGTACAAGTTGACCATTACCGTTCGTGACGGTCTGTCCCTGGTATCGATCACCAGCACAGCCACCGTGCCGTAA
- a CDS encoding sulfatase, which yields MPRTFFALVALACLIPLSTFAASAKPNVLFIMADDYRPELASYGSSAITPNLNRLAARSLQFDRAYCQQAVCNPSRSSMLTGLRPDTLGLWNNGTHFRELKPDVMTLPLWFKQHGYETRCSGKIFHNWHTKEKGDARSWSAPEFLFYANHGDDKPQVKGELPPDTAKAPKCECRDVPDDAYYDGRVAAEAIRVMSEVKDKPLFLAVGFWKPHAPFNAPKKYWDLYQRDKLPPLNAARPTGAPEIAFHDSREILGTGDKRVTLTPGDEAEMRHGYFANISYLDAQLGKVLDALDASGMGEKSIIVFAGDHGYHLGEHGLWAKTSNFEFDARVPLMISAPGMSSAGKKTESLTELVDLFPTLVELCGLPPVEGLEGTSLTPILKDPLAQLKAAAYTQHPRPAYYDREPEKRPKAMGVSVRTPSVRYTEWRDWTTGRTIARELYDAVTDPNELTNAIDSPRLASEQVQAEAALRRQWRPKSSVDQ from the coding sequence ATGCCGCGAACCTTTTTTGCACTGGTCGCTCTTGCCTGCCTCATTCCGCTCAGCACTTTCGCAGCCAGCGCGAAACCGAACGTGCTTTTCATCATGGCGGACGATTATCGTCCGGAACTGGCCAGCTACGGTTCATCGGCGATCACGCCCAATCTGAATCGTCTGGCTGCCAGGTCACTTCAGTTTGATCGAGCTTACTGCCAGCAGGCTGTCTGCAATCCCTCCCGGTCGTCGATGCTGACCGGCCTGCGGCCCGATACCCTCGGCCTCTGGAACAACGGTACCCACTTCCGCGAACTCAAACCGGATGTGATGACGTTGCCGCTCTGGTTCAAGCAACACGGCTACGAGACTCGTTGCAGCGGAAAAATCTTCCACAACTGGCATACCAAGGAAAAAGGCGATGCCCGAAGCTGGTCGGCACCGGAGTTCCTCTTTTACGCAAACCATGGCGACGATAAACCCCAGGTCAAAGGGGAGCTGCCACCCGACACCGCCAAGGCTCCCAAGTGCGAATGCCGCGACGTTCCGGACGACGCCTACTACGACGGCCGGGTCGCCGCCGAGGCGATTCGCGTCATGAGCGAGGTCAAGGACAAGCCGCTCTTCCTCGCCGTCGGTTTTTGGAAGCCTCACGCACCGTTCAACGCGCCGAAAAAGTATTGGGATCTATACCAGCGTGACAAACTGCCGCCGCTGAATGCCGCGCGTCCTACCGGTGCACCCGAAATCGCGTTCCACGACAGTCGAGAAATCCTGGGGACTGGCGATAAACGCGTTACCTTGACGCCCGGCGACGAAGCCGAAATGCGGCACGGCTACTTCGCGAACATCAGCTACCTGGACGCACAGCTCGGAAAAGTGCTCGACGCGCTGGACGCCAGCGGCATGGGCGAAAAGTCGATCATCGTCTTCGCCGGCGACCACGGCTATCACCTTGGCGAGCACGGGCTTTGGGCCAAGACGTCGAACTTCGAGTTCGACGCACGGGTTCCTCTGATGATCTCCGCTCCGGGCATGTCGTCGGCGGGTAAGAAGACCGAATCACTGACAGAACTGGTCGACTTATTTCCCACGTTGGTGGAACTGTGCGGCCTGCCCCCTGTTGAAGGTTTGGAGGGAACGAGCCTGACGCCAATACTCAAAGATCCCTTGGCCCAACTCAAAGCCGCCGCTTATACGCAGCATCCCCGCCCGGCGTACTACGATCGCGAGCCCGAGAAACGCCCTAAAGCGATGGGAGTGAGTGTTCGAACCCCGAGCGTGAGATACACCGAATGGCGCGACTGGACCACCGGCCGAACCATCGCCCGCGAGCTGTACGATGCCGTCACGGATCCCAACGAACTAACCAACGCGATCGATTCTCCACGACTGGCCAGCGAACAGGTGCAGGCGGAGGCGGCGCTCAGAAGGCAGTGGCGTCCGAAGAGCTCGGTTGATCAATGA
- a CDS encoding TadE/TadG family type IV pilus assembly protein encodes MSTGHPSSVHHRHGAVVVYSIVIMVVLLMMATFAVDWGRAQLAKTELQSASDAAARYGVAGLKTSVATATSQAKAVAAMNSAAGTSVVLTDSDIEFGLWDPGTRTFEVLTGAAQNSATAIRVTARRTQSRSNPLAPVFASALRLSSTDITTSAIAARGNIITATVIAKGSPWLAGMGDGSTIAATGGNPLGCVAPTNSPTRISSLPLTGGMSVYFRQTTGQTSYENSGTYGPDGQTDWIVRQDPANGINSTKAPIMSLVGIFLDDRAPNTYSQAAELDFTTENSRNFSTLSPGLKQVFFIGDGMKSDGTLQSFVVPAGATRFYMGLMDEKGWWWDNVGQLQTTMLDDKIAMVK; translated from the coding sequence ATGAGCACAGGTCACCCATCCTCGGTTCACCATCGCCACGGCGCGGTTGTTGTCTATTCGATCGTGATCATGGTCGTTCTCCTCATGATGGCGACATTCGCCGTCGACTGGGGACGGGCCCAGTTGGCCAAGACTGAACTGCAATCGGCGTCCGATGCCGCGGCCCGTTACGGCGTTGCGGGCTTAAAGACCAGCGTTGCGACTGCTACGAGCCAGGCCAAGGCCGTGGCAGCGATGAATAGCGCCGCAGGCACCTCGGTGGTGCTGACGGATTCAGACATCGAATTTGGACTTTGGGATCCCGGAACCAGAACGTTCGAGGTGCTGACCGGCGCCGCGCAGAACTCCGCAACAGCGATTCGTGTCACGGCCCGTCGAACGCAGTCGCGGAGCAATCCGCTGGCACCAGTCTTTGCCAGCGCTTTACGGCTGAGTAGCACCGATATCACAACTTCCGCGATTGCCGCCCGCGGCAACATCATCACTGCAACGGTCATTGCCAAGGGATCGCCCTGGCTTGCGGGTATGGGCGACGGCAGCACCATCGCGGCGACCGGCGGCAACCCCCTGGGCTGCGTCGCACCGACCAACTCGCCGACTCGGATCAGCTCGCTTCCTTTGACCGGCGGGATGTCCGTCTACTTCCGTCAAACGACAGGTCAGACGTCGTACGAGAACTCCGGCACCTACGGCCCTGACGGACAGACCGACTGGATCGTTCGCCAGGATCCGGCCAACGGAATCAACTCCACCAAGGCGCCGATTATGTCGCTTGTCGGCATATTCCTCGATGATCGTGCGCCTAATACGTATTCGCAGGCTGCCGAACTCGACTTCACTACAGAGAACAGCCGCAACTTCTCCACGCTGTCGCCCGGCCTCAAGCAGGTGTTTTTTATTGGCGACGGTATGAAAAGCGATGGCACGCTTCAGAGCTTTGTCGTGCCCGCGGGTGCGACACGCTTCTACATGGGGTTGATGGACGAAAAAGGTTGGTGGTGGGACAACGTCGGCCAACTTCAGACGACGATGCTCGACGACAAAATCGCGATGGTCAAGTAG